One genomic region from Natrinema caseinilyticum encodes:
- a CDS encoding glutaredoxin family protein, giving the protein MVTLYRLEGCPFCEHVVDRLEELDVDYESIWVEGLHSKRNEVKRVSGQRQVPVVVDDGYGVTMAESKRILDYLEATYA; this is encoded by the coding sequence ATGGTCACGCTCTATCGGTTGGAAGGATGCCCGTTCTGTGAACACGTCGTCGACCGCCTCGAGGAACTCGACGTCGACTACGAGAGCATCTGGGTCGAGGGGCTTCACTCGAAGCGCAACGAGGTCAAACGCGTTTCGGGCCAGCGACAGGTGCCCGTCGTCGTCGACGACGGATACGGCGTGACGATGGCGGAGTCAAAACGCATCCTCGATTACCTCGAGGCGACGTACGCCTGA